GCCATATCTCACATCACATAACACACGAGCAGTCAGCCATATCTCACATCACATAACACACGAGCAGTCAGCCATATCTCACATCACATAACACACGAGCAGTCAGCCATATCTCACATCACATAACACACGAGCAGTCAGCCATATCTCACAACACATAACACACGAGCAGGCAGCCATATCTCACAACACATAACACACGAGCAGGCAGCCATATCTCACAGCACATAACACACGAGCAGGCAGCCATATTCCACATCACATAACACACGAGCAGGCAGCCATATCTCACAGCACATAACACACGAGCAGGCAGCCATATTCCACATCACATAACACACGAGCAGGCAGCCATATCTCACATCACATAACACACGAGCAGTCAGCCATATCTCACATCACATAACACACGAGCAGTCAGCCATATCTCACATCACATAACACACGAGCAGTCAGCCATATCTCACAACACATAACACACGAGCAGGCAGCCATATCTCACAACACATAACACACGAGCAGGCAGCCATATCTCACATCACATAACACACGAGCAGTCAGCCATATCTCACAACACATAACACACGAGCAGGCAGCCATATCTCACAGCACATAACACACGAGCAGGCAGCCATATCTCACATCACATAACACACGAGCAGGCAGCCATATTCCACATCACATAACACACGAGCAGGCAGCCATATTTCACAGCACATAACACACGAGCAGTCAGCCATATCTCACAGCACATAACACACGAGCAGGCAGCCATATCTCACAGCACATAACACACGAGCAGGCAGCCATATCTCACAACACATAACACACGAGCAAATCTTATGTTCATGTATAAAGAGAGCAAGTCTCTAGTTGTTGATTATTTAATATCGTTGTCAAGTAGTCTAGACTCTTGACTAAAGAACAATAGTTTAACGAAAGTGTAATATTTTGTATTGAGACAAccagaaaacataaacaatttaaacaacaacaacaacaacaaagtattTACGAAGTGTACATGtaacaattagtttggataagtcatgtcattaaatttgtaattgagTTAGACCAACAAcactaaatctgtgcgattagaaatatttgtatcaatagtttttgtttagtgctatttcattcttttagctttctcaatgcgctatgctctaattcagcttataccacttcttcaatcaagtacaatttctacccttgttcgagataccaaactaaataattaattaccattagctaattaattaatgtgttaattttttaaaatgattcttgttttgtcagacaaaagaaaaaattgagcaaaatctcagcttgatccgagattgggtatcgttgaaataacgtttacaatcgtattacaagacagacagacagtgtgagttgatatctatggcctccttcagtcgcgaagggactatggatcatctcatggaaatgagatgaatgcctgggtattagctgtggtcggaacgatgtcgcccacacatcagttcccccctctccacgcagctgatgtatccaaaggaacggcagtgccgatacagtctGGGGTCAagggcgtcgcaggttctgtcagagtgtagcactgggtgctgcaaactgcctaagggtcgccagctcctgatttttcctcagggttgactcccgaagcctttcgcatgattgggtatagctgcaaggcaacagaggtttgaattgatataagcattgtaatAATCACTAAGAAAAAAGGACAAATCGTTTAGAATTGAGACAATAATTAGCTTCGAGAAGATAAAAACTCACGAGTCagtattaggcctacataaaacTCACGAGACagtattaggcctacataaaacTCACGAGACagtattaggcctacataaaacTCACGAGACagtattaggcctacataaaacTCACGAGACagtattaggcctacataaaacTCACGAGACagtattaggcctacataaaacTCACGAGACAGTATTAAGCCTACACAAAACTCACGAGACAGTATTAGGCCTACAGAGAACTCACAAGACTGTATTAGGCCTACAGAGAACTCACAAGACTTTATTAGGTCTTCTCAAAACTACAATGAGGCTGTATTAGGCCAACATTGACATTGTCCTACCTGGGGAAATGTTTTGTAGTTTTCAATTTGAATAAAACAGTTGTCAgcccaataaaacaaaatgtaaatgtattgaTTTCTCATATCACTTCAACGACAAGATTTTAGGGGAAGGGGACTACCAGGTTAGAATAATGTAACACTGAATAGGAGTTTCCCGATTTCCTTTGATTACATCCATGACACAATGGTCTGATGAAACAGTCTACACATTGAATTATGTACTAGTGAGTGAAATGGACTTCTGTAATGTACTGGAGACAGACTCTTCAACGTTTGAACAAAGACATTCCAGATAACCTTTTTAGAAACTTGAAgccatttaattttattaacagAGAGGTTTAAATTATGGCCACGaagaaaattacaaattaaGCAAAAAGCTCTCTCCCTTATATACTTATAcgatttataaaatataatcatctcTCAATCAGTATGATATTGTCATACACCAGCATATATTCTTTACCTACGACTCGCCTTAACGTTGATTTTTTAAGTATAATAAAAGccacataaaaaaatgaaatttaagggaaaaaaaacaacacgtaaTAAACAACACACATCAACTTACCTTGACCTAATTATAGATAGAGAAATTATTACATGACAAATTCCCCCAGCTTAATCCTAACTCTCAAATGGAATCAGTTAATGTCATTGACACAGTGCGAACATTGGAATGGTATTCTTTAACGTCCGACTATCAGCAAAGTTGCCCCGAGAGACCAACCGATcaatacacacacaccaacTCCCCACACTGGGTAGACACGATTGGGTGGATGACACGCCTGACACAGAGCTGGTCTATTTAAGAATGCTGACTAGTTGAAGCATATCCGGGTTAAGATAAAAGTAACTGTATAACTCTCACGTGGTTGTAAATCTGGATTGTATGTTTTATGGCAGTAACTTACAACTTTATTTCACAGTATCGCAAACTTATAGACCTAGATGATACAAGCCttgaaaaaactttttatttgaaaGAAAACACTGTCGGTTCCAGGCTAGACATAATTCATTGAAGACTTAAATTTCTAGCATTATTGTATTACCTTTGATTAGATTAGCACATTTCTAGTATTGTATCAGCAATCACTACAAAATCAACTTCTAGCATAATGACACCTTATTGTGTCTGATGTTCTAGTGATGTGTAAACTGAGTTTGGCAACTGAAAAGCGAAACAGTGTTCTTGAAATAGTAAAGCCAGATCTGCATCTTAATTTCATGAAACTCCCGTTGAATAATCATCTCAACCAATTCAGAGTTGTGAAAGTACATACCTAAATCCAAATTTCATTTCCAATGCTTTGGTTAATTATGAAATATTTGCATCTTGAGTTTACTTTTAATAGCCCTCCCTTCCTCACTTCTATAGGAGGTTGGTGAGGAGGGCTTTCAATGGAGGATACAAACAATAATATGATGACAAATGAGTGTAATACTGGTTGTTCCACTGACTTAtacaaatgacaaaaaaaaaaataaataaatggttCATGTCAAATGAGCCAAAAGTGCATATCTTTAGGTGTGTGTgagttgtttgtgtgtgtgtgtgtagcggATGCTGTTCCATTGGAAGATACACGGACCAAATGTTAGAGATTTCATTGTATGAATACAACACTATAGTGTGTTTAGCTGTGGGGGCGTTCGAATACAGGCAAAGAAGAAGgaggaaaatacattttttaggaCCTCAATTGATGGACCAATCAAATGTTTGTGTATAGTCTGAAACCACTCATTGTGGGCCGTTCGATTGAAAGATAAAAgagacgcacacacacacacacacacacacaatagacATGTTGGATTTGATTATCAGAAAATTGTGTTTTAAGGGAAGGGGGGAGCGCTTTCACTTGAGCCGTTCTGATGGAGATAAAAAAGTTTTCCTGGAACACTAAACCTATAACACAACTATTGGAACCGTAGCGTAGCACGGGTATCTACTAGTCTTTGTCTATTTGTGAACAATCTTTTCTTAAATGATCCAAAACACGATCAGCTTCGTACATCTTTCCATTGTATAGGAGGCTTAAGTCTTGACTGTAGTCTGTACAATAAACTAATCATTATTATGGTCAGTCAAATGTGCACTTATAATTTGTACAACTGTTAGCGAAAATGTGCACCTTATTGGGATCCAATGTGTTCACTTATATAAGTTATTTAAATGACGTACTGTCCACTGGTGTATCTTTAGATCCAATATCTGGTAGCTAAAAGAATTTAAGAAATATATTGGTAGATTCTGAGATGTCCAAAACTAATGTCTCCAACAATACCAGCTAGTCCAAACAGAATTTCTGAGATGTCCAAAACTAATGTCTCCAACAATACCAGCTAGTCCAAACAGAAACTCTGAGATGTCCAAAACTAATGTCTCCAACAATACCAGCTAGTCCAAACAGAATTTCTGAGATGTCCAAAACTAATGTCTCCAACAATACCAGCTAGTCCAAACAGAATTTCTGAGATGTCCATAACTAATGTCTCCAACAATACCAGCTAGTCCAAACAGAAACTCTGAGATGTCCAAAACTAATGTATCCAACAATACCAGCTAGTCCAAACAGAAACTCTGAGATGTCCAAAACTAATGTCTCCACCAATACCAGCTAGTCCAAACAGAATTTCTGAGATGTCCAAAACTAATGTATCCAACAATACCAGCTAGTCCAAACAGAAACTCTGAGATGTCCATAACTAATGTCTCCAACAATACCAGCTAGTCCAAACAGAAACTCTGAGATGTCCAAAACTAATGTCTCCACCAATACCAGCTAGTCCAAACAGAAACTCTGAGATGTCCAAAACAAATTTCTCCACCAATACCAGCTAGTCCAAACAGAATTTCTGAGATGTCCAAAACTAATGTCTCCAACAATACCAGCTAGTCAAAACTAATATCTCCAACAATACCAGCTAGTCAAAACTAATGTCTCCAACAATACCAGCTACGTCAAAACAGAAAGTTAACAATTCGCACCTAAGGCGAGATTCGATCTTAAAATGTTCATATTGAATTTTGACGCTCTACTGATCTCCCATCGCGCCccagcagtgacctacatattttgccacaactagCGCAAGCATAACCATGGTCCGACGGTGATCAATTTCGAGTGTTAATCTCTAGCTAATAGActattgtttaaaattaattcaactTTCAAATGAGAAAACCATGAACTGATTATTAAACACTCCTTCGTGTCAGCAACCAACCTAGCTATTTATAGCTCACTCCATTGAGGTTACAATGTAAACTACATTCAATAACCagtttttttataacattttaattatatcaTTCTGAAATGGTATTAACTGCAATGAATGAAAGGTGCTTCATCATATTTCAGAAATGTCATCTCAACCAAATGACAGCTTGCAGGCAAAGGACAAGCAGACTACACCAGACTTGGAAAACAGCTATCTGTCAGATATTTCAGAAGTCAATACTGGCCGTTCCAACTCACAAGAAAGCACAATACAGTCCACTAGTCGGAATCACTTGGAAGATGATTATGACTTGATTCAAGAAATTAAAGATTTAGATTTTGGATTCTATGAGCCATTAGATGGCAATTTATCTGAGAGATTGTATCAAATGAAACAAGAATTACTTCAACTTCAAGAGCTAGAGAAGAAAGAGTCTAGCAAGATAGGATTCTCTCAAGACGTGGAACAGAGTCCACACGATACAGGCAACAGGTCTGACGTTAGGCCCACCAAGCGTGGTCGTCCAATTAAAGAATACAAGATGGAGTCTGAGAGTGAAGAGAGGCCAGAACCAAAGAGTTATTTATCTGTGGACAGCTTTCATCCAGCTGAAGAACAGAGTCTACCGCCAAATCAGGCTACAGATGTAAGAAGAGTCTCGTTTCAAAACTTGACGTTAGAAGAATCTCCTCGTCTAGACAATTATTCTGCTGCTTCTCCTAAATTGTCTCCTGTCAACATGAGTGAGGgattaagaaaatacagacgtAGATCCCAGATGATGATCCCCTCAGATATTCCTTCTGAGATCCCATTAAAGAATCGACATTTTGAGATAAAAGACACATTCAATTGTATCAAACGTCGCCTGTCTGAGCACCAGCTTCAGCAAGAAGAACAGGCATCTCACATGAACCGTAAAGTTTCTTCCAGTCCTGGAATTTACCAAGATGATATCGTTCAAACAAAAGTCACTGAAAGTAATTATTCACTTTCACTTAATTATAAAAAAGGTAACGCCGAAAGGTCAAGCAGGGACAGCCTTTTGATGACGCCTCCACAACACAGCTACTCTCGAATGTCCAGCCAAGAAAGTGAAGGGGGTGTCGTCATCAACTTTGACCGAGGACTCAGCGAGGAGGAGATGGATGAGTATCTTGGAATTATTCCTGCCCACCAAAGAGAATCTGGAATGTCACCAATACCTAAAGTGACACCAAGTGCACCACGAATGTCAGGGTTTCGCAGAAGTCAATCTCTACCTTCTTCCTCACATTTCCAAGAAATGTATTCAGACTTGAGTGGGGCAGACTCCGACGAAAGTTTACCGTCCTACGTtccaataaagaaacaaaaaaagaacttGAAACAAGGCGTGGACACGAGGACTACATCCAAACAAGTTGTAGGTAAGTTGTGGGTAAGTTGTGGGTAAGTTGTGTTTAGTGGGTCTTAACAAATAATCAGGATTTCTATTACATCTTTTGGTTAGTGCTGAGGTCCACTACATGATCTAAATTTGTCGGTAAGAACGTAGTCTCCTGACCATTGGTTGAACCAATGTCACTTCCTCATTCACACATCCAATTTATCGGGTGCTTTAAAGAAGtcttttaaaatcctttttttgttttgcttgccAATTTTTTCGACCACTGTATAAATGTGATGCATCAATCATTACGTTAGATTGACACAAAGATGATCTGCCAAGCTAGTCTAATTTAGATCTCTTACATTTTGGTTGATAATGTACACCTGACAAATAGTTTAGTCCATATTGATAGAGCCGAAATATTCCAGTTTTGACATACTTGGTTGTATTTGCCCTTTGGTCTAATTTGAATCCTTTAGCATAACCTGTGCGGCTGATTGCATATCGCATTTATTTCTTACTCTGATATATTCTAATCAATCTCTTCTCTAAGACCTAGATTTCTACGAGCTTGCCAACTATGGTTCCAGTAAGAAAGCGTTATCAGCTTCTCTCACAAGTTTGATAGACTCACATCTAGCGGCACACATACGAAAAGATTCCATCGCTCTATTCAACGTGAAACACGGTGGCATTGGTCAGAAGTTAAGAAGACTGTCTCAAGTGTCTATAGCTGAGTTAGAACAGATGCGACTGAAACATGTAAGTGTTGAAAAGTCACAATAGTGTATTCATTCAAtcaagggattttttttttcattcactgAAATGTTCTGAGTTCTGTACAGCAAACTGAAAGTTCTAGATGCGTATTAGAACTTTCGCTGGCAATGTTTTTACATTAGGAAATATGGACACACGTGCTACTGTAGTCTAAAGAGAAAAGGTTCTAGAATAATTTATTTGCTTCGTTTGATGTACGGTGTAATAGACTGAATAGAGGGCAGACATGTTCAACACTCATACGTGTATGCAACTACtgagaaaaacacacacacacaataaatatGCTACGAGTCAgaagattaagactaagactaagactgctttattgatccttacggaaatttgttgtgattacaaggactcgtttctcatataaagaagattaatgaggaatgcagtatttcttgtggctaagcagccccagctgtaacctacatattttgccacacccagggccAATCCATTGTTTTTGGTAGCCGATTaagattctcttttcgccgtctgcgtctgtcctcggcagcggattttcttttggtctcaaatgtgtatcccgcggcctttgtgagtggcctacagctgtctcgttctgaggcctcttgcaaccaggtgctctcttctatgtctgcTAAGGAaggttggcgcctaagctggtctttaaagcgtttccgtgtgGAACCTATGTTACTTaaaccactttttagctcacaaaaaaaagactgcatttggcatacgttcgtctcccatacgggatatgtACCCTGCTCagtgtaactgtcggaccataagaagtccctctatactgtccataccggcgttcgtaaggacatcgctgtttgtagtgcgatTTTGTCACCCTTTGTCCATGATGAAGCGCAAGCAACTTTGGTaaaagcgctcaagtagtcttagtattaaaaatatatgttatATGTAATCCTAAAATACCACTGACTGATTGATAGATTAAGAAATCTCAAACTAGCAAAGAGTCtcgcatgaaatttcgtacaaaggtttatttattagttgCTCACTAAGACGCCGTAGCGACCTAAACAAACACCATTAtaagcaacaacaaaataaacgcACGCTTTCTATTacaactttgtattttatttttattatttcctcAAAAGTCAGCAAccttctatactataaagttgaaagtaaggcgtatgtatgtatgtatgtcccgcatagaaatcaaaaccgtttgacccatcttgataaaacttggcataaatgttccgtGGGTACAAACTGGGACCgtaatgtatgtattgtagccctaaaaccaacttaagaccctcaaaaaaaagttgacaaactctatgaaagtattataatttcatcgatctaggccatgtttaccatgtttaaaTCGAAagaatcaagatctagatctaattttttaaactacactttgctcagatagttttttactttgacacatgaaaatacaaaatatagtctattgatttcattaataaaataaaccttcaaatttgtgtttcaaaagcatttttacatacatttgttccttatatctgcgaatttagaattcctgacgtatattatttcattagacaagaccgaGCTGTTACACaactctctattcctaggtctaaaactctaagatgatagaaattctcttcgcaaagatagcttaaactttaacacatgaacatactaattatattccattcatttcatattttaatcaaattaacattcaaatgtgtttttctaaagcatttttcatatattcgttcgctaaagctgcgaagccgtgttgagatatttttaaatagttccattcatgaatcgcgtacatctaataaaaaaaggtcacgcatgcgcagagcgaaGCTTTCACGCACGCACAGAACGAACTCTATCCAAgtcaatatttaactctagattagtctagatctagatctatctctaacccaagatctactttatactttaacacacgaacatacaaaattaagtctatttatttcaaattttaatcaaatatgtaggcctacaagcaaatgtttttatttgaaaaatggatttaagttcATGggcatttgggggggggggaggggggtttcaaccccccccccccaaagggtcggaatttagtgactgattttttgctttgattttgtttattataggtgagattttaatactaaatcatcacttgctccagcacaaccaaaggggttttgagtttaaaacccctaccagggggttttgagtttaaaacaccctaccagggggggggggtttgagtttaaaacccctaccagaggggttcgagtttaaaaaccccctaccaggggttttgagtttaaaaaaaaaaacctactaggggttttgagttttaaaccccttacctggggttttcgcagttaactccccctcttctataaaacaaaacaaaaaaaaaaatgcaaactaaaatcccctaattccaagagcacagttaagaaagattttgattttaaaaccccctccaaaatttacgataaaccccctcttcaatataaaaacagCTAATTACgaactcaaaatgttatgagctaaatgggttttgactcagtttttgagtttaaaccccacttcagcggggtttgaaggtaaaaaatacctctttaataataaaaacaaagcaaattatacactcaaaatgttatgagtgtagtcaaaggggttttgagtttaaactcccctccagtggagtttgaagctaaaaagtaaaagcaaattactcactctaaaatttATGAGCGTagacaaaggggttttgagtttaaaccccccgccaggagggtttgaggataaaaaat
This genomic stretch from Biomphalaria glabrata chromosome 4, xgBioGlab47.1, whole genome shotgun sequence harbors:
- the LOC106061374 gene encoding uncharacterized protein LOC106061374 isoform X2 → MSSQPNDSLQAKDKQTTPDLENSYLSDISEVNTGRSNSQESTIQSTSRNHLEDDYDLIQEIKDLDFGFYEPLDGNLSERLYQMKQELLQLQELEKKESSKIGFSQDVEQSPHDTGNRSDVRPTKRGRPIKEYKMESESEERPEPKSYLSVDSFHPAEEQSLPPNQATDVRRVSFQNLTLEESPRLDNYSAASPKLSPVNMSEGLRKYRRRSQMMIPSDIPSEIPLKNRHFEIKDTFNCIKRRLSEHQLQQEEQASHMNRKVSSSPGIYQDDIVQTKVTESNYSLSLNYKKGNAERSSRDSLLMTPPQHSYSRMSSQESEGGVVINFDRGLSEEEMDEYLGIIPAHQRESGMSPIPKVTPSAPRMSGFRRSQSLPSSSHFQEMYSDLSGADSDESLPSYVPIKKQKKNLKQGVDTRTTSKQVVDLDFYELANYGSSKKALSASLTSLIDSHLAAHIRKDSIALFNVKHGGIGQKLRRLSQVSIAELEQMRLKHMEMTKEELIKTYRLHVFVFLIFVVMVISLSLSWYYKQIANDILLANQNIFFDPATRTLTVLDPGHILKVTAKLGLEIPSWMLPLHCPLVVKDNPKIKQCIWKNRAKLTIQNVARSDVNCYNVSWESLQMQGVINSTFVKDSGGVVPGLTLYDGQLTAILDVFNQQSVTWFTERLKELNDIGIENFRLTYGTQSWLPYKPRFQSTTGTPNLYRKLMTEAVSRVSKTLIVEHSSESRHVNSLVPLVAKIDLVDGRNCIVGVIDEALTLSIMGYPLVMVDGFKEMKGAKMTSEMYLRWYQLALTFPAYLITKPPWSVNKSLVHAVKQLSPKENILGDYLHQLTEEVLKGQPILRPVWWQDPNNASVHAMAIQDQFLIGEMFLIAPILCEGRYQRDVYIPPGIWESEDRIILGPKVLTDFPVPLDKIVIFKQRKEK